The Oxalobacteraceae bacterium OTU3CINTB1 genome includes a window with the following:
- a CDS encoding MBL fold metallo-hydrolase: MKPLIQASHDKNTGTVTYVVYENDGSDCAIIDSVLDFDPKSGRTSTASADLVVDFVRAHRLNVVWMLETHAHADHLSAAPYLARQLGGRTGIGAEIAVVQQAFARVFPQRAGIERSFDHLFQPDEMFAIGALQARALHVPGHTPADMAYQIGDAVFVGDTMFMPDVGTARCDFPGGCAATLYRSVRRLLDLPPQTRLFMCHDYPPAGREARWEVTVAEQSEKNIHIRAGVTEEQFVEMRTRRDATLDMPMLILPAIQVNISAGQLPEAEENGVRYLKIPLNAF, encoded by the coding sequence ATGAAGCCACTTATACAAGCCTCCCACGACAAAAACACGGGCACCGTCACCTATGTCGTGTACGAAAACGACGGCAGCGACTGCGCGATCATCGACTCGGTGCTCGATTTCGACCCCAAATCGGGCCGCACCTCCACCGCGTCCGCCGACCTGGTGGTCGACTTCGTGCGCGCGCACCGCCTCAACGTCGTCTGGATGCTGGAGACGCACGCCCACGCCGACCACCTGTCGGCCGCGCCGTACCTTGCGCGGCAGTTGGGCGGGCGCACCGGCATCGGCGCCGAAATCGCCGTCGTGCAGCAAGCCTTCGCGCGGGTTTTCCCCCAGCGGGCGGGCATCGAGCGCAGCTTCGACCACCTGTTCCAGCCCGACGAGATGTTCGCCATCGGCGCCTTGCAGGCGCGCGCGCTGCATGTGCCGGGCCACACGCCGGCCGACATGGCCTACCAGATCGGCGACGCCGTCTTCGTCGGCGACACCATGTTCATGCCGGACGTGGGCACGGCGCGCTGCGACTTCCCCGGCGGCTGCGCGGCCACGTTGTACCGCTCCGTGCGCAGGCTGCTCGACCTGCCGCCGCAAACGCGTTTGTTCATGTGCCACGACTATCCGCCGGCCGGCCGCGAGGCGCGCTGGGAGGTGACGGTGGCCGAGCAAAGCGAAAAGAACATCCACATCCGCGCGGGCGTGACCGAGGAACAGTTCGTGGAGATGCGCACCAGGCGCGATGCGACCCTGGACATGCCGATGCTGATCCTACCGGCGATCCAGGTCAATATCAGCGCCGGGCAGCTGCCCGAGGCCGAGGAGAACGGCGTGCGGTATCTGAAGATACCGCTCAACGCCTTTTGA
- a CDS encoding M20/M25/M40 family metallo-hydrolase, which translates to MKSAFPFKLSLTILAGCMLSAGAIAAPANDPATLAQIRDSAMKEDWAYARLADLTDLVGPRLSGSAGAAAAVEQVAEAMRKIGAKVTLQPVKVPHWVRGAETAELVDYTGRPAGVTQKVVLTALGGSGATPAAGLTAPVIVVRDFDELKARAAQVKGSIVLFDVAFDQEMAERGHAGQAYGRGSNFRVNGPKVAAEMGAAAALVRSVGGADYRIPHTGVTGLVDGARIPAAAVTAEDAMLITRLSARGPVKMHLTLTPQNLPDADSYNVIADLPGSDKADEVVIVSGHLDSWDLATGAHDDGTGVAAAMAVIDTLKKLNLKPRRTIRVIAWMNEENGTRGGKGYFEANKDKVERHFAAIESDSGGGRPFGVIGSVRPSVVKYFAPLQKSLEPIGASMFDRRDVTGAADTGPLERAGVPVFMPLVDSSSYFSYHHTPADTLDKVDPLELKRHVAVMTGLTWYLANMDENIGRTPKRDD; encoded by the coding sequence ATGAAATCCGCCTTTCCGTTCAAACTGTCCCTGACCATCCTTGCCGGCTGCATGTTGAGCGCCGGCGCCATCGCCGCCCCCGCCAACGACCCCGCGACCCTGGCTCAGATCCGCGACAGCGCGATGAAGGAGGATTGGGCCTATGCGCGCCTGGCCGACCTGACCGATCTGGTGGGCCCGCGCCTGTCCGGTTCCGCCGGCGCGGCGGCGGCCGTCGAGCAGGTGGCCGAGGCGATGCGCAAGATCGGCGCCAAGGTGACGCTGCAGCCGGTCAAGGTACCGCATTGGGTGCGCGGCGCGGAGACGGCGGAGCTGGTCGATTACACCGGGCGTCCGGCCGGCGTCACGCAGAAGGTGGTGCTGACGGCGCTGGGCGGATCGGGCGCCACCCCCGCCGCCGGCCTGACCGCGCCGGTGATCGTGGTGCGCGATTTCGACGAGTTGAAGGCGCGCGCGGCGCAGGTCAAGGGCAGCATCGTGCTGTTCGACGTCGCCTTCGACCAGGAGATGGCCGAGCGTGGACACGCCGGTCAGGCCTACGGGCGCGGCTCCAACTTCCGCGTCAACGGTCCCAAGGTGGCGGCGGAGATGGGCGCGGCGGCCGCGCTGGTGCGTTCTGTCGGCGGCGCCGACTACCGCATTCCGCACACCGGCGTCACCGGCCTGGTGGACGGCGCGCGCATTCCGGCGGCCGCCGTCACGGCCGAAGACGCGATGCTGATAACGCGCTTGTCGGCGCGCGGTCCAGTCAAGATGCACTTGACGTTGACGCCGCAGAATCTGCCGGATGCCGACAGCTACAACGTCATCGCCGACCTGCCGGGCAGCGACAAGGCCGACGAGGTGGTGATCGTCTCTGGCCACCTCGATTCGTGGGACCTGGCCACCGGCGCCCATGACGACGGCACCGGCGTCGCCGCCGCGATGGCGGTGATCGACACGCTGAAAAAGCTGAACCTGAAGCCGCGCCGCACGATCCGCGTGATCGCCTGGATGAACGAGGAAAACGGCACCCGTGGTGGCAAGGGCTACTTCGAGGCCAACAAGGACAAGGTGGAACGGCACTTCGCCGCGATCGAGTCGGACAGCGGCGGTGGCCGTCCGTTCGGCGTGATCGGCAGCGTGCGGCCCTCGGTGGTGAAGTACTTCGCGCCGCTGCAAAAATCGCTGGAGCCGATCGGCGCTTCGATGTTCGACCGCCGTGATGTGACCGGGGCCGCCGATACGGGGCCGCTGGAACGCGCCGGGGTGCCGGTGTTCATGCCGCTGGTCGATTCCAGCAGCTATTTCAGCTACCACCACACGCCGGCGGACACGCTGGACAAGGTCGATCCGCTGGAGTTGAAGCGCCACGTGGCGGTGATGACGGGATTGACGTGGTATCTGGCCAATATGGATGAGAACATCGGGCGCACGCCGAAGCGCGACGATTAA
- a CDS encoding GNAT family N-acetyltransferase, with amino-acid sequence MLKGRICTVRHLVSTDLNTFIALVNDLPSRGDHFSLHFKSPETLRKEFMQNSFVTDDSELFVIEDSLHHIVGVITHFKSRTPVTREIGYRLFDAKLSGRGYVTEACGLLIDYLFNVHQYHRLELLSTPENVASIRVAQKCGFTAEGMMRQSFFINGRYQDVQIFSLLRPEWEARRLEG; translated from the coding sequence ATGCTCAAGGGTCGAATTTGCACGGTGCGCCACCTGGTCAGCACCGATCTGAACACCTTCATCGCGCTGGTCAACGACCTGCCCTCGCGCGGCGACCATTTCTCGCTGCATTTCAAATCGCCCGAGACGCTGCGCAAGGAGTTCATGCAGAACAGCTTCGTCACCGACGACAGCGAACTGTTTGTCATCGAGGACAGCCTGCATCACATCGTCGGCGTCATCACGCACTTCAAAAGCCGCACGCCGGTCACGCGGGAAATCGGCTACCGCCTGTTCGACGCCAAGCTGTCCGGGCGCGGTTATGTCACCGAGGCGTGCGGGCTGCTGATCGATTATCTGTTCAACGTCCACCAGTACCACCGGCTCGAGCTGCTCTCCACGCCGGAGAACGTGGCCTCGATCCGGGTCGCGCAAAAATGCGGCTTCACCGCCGAAGGCATGATGCGCCAGAGCTTCTTCATCAACGGCCGCTATCAAGACGTGCAGATATTCAGCCTGTTGCGGCCCGAGTGGGAAGCGCGGCGCCTTGAAGGTTAG
- a CDS encoding glycine zipper 2TM domain-containing protein: MAVALVAAATVSSSVYASDRGFNTVAGAVVGAAIGNSAGGRDGAIVGGLVGAAVGNSISSGDRHRGYRDDRGGRYVETRVYSQPAPVYYEPAPVYYAPPPRYYAPPPRVVYVEPARPYYRESRRDYYYGDRYDRGHRHDRYDR, from the coding sequence ATGGCTGTAGCGTTGGTGGCCGCAGCGACAGTGTCATCGTCGGTCTACGCAAGCGACCGTGGGTTCAACACGGTGGCCGGTGCTGTGGTGGGAGCGGCCATCGGCAACAGCGCGGGCGGCCGTGACGGCGCCATCGTCGGCGGCCTGGTTGGCGCGGCGGTCGGCAACAGCATCAGCTCGGGCGACCGTCATCGCGGCTACCGCGATGATCGCGGCGGCCGTTACGTCGAAACGCGCGTGTATTCGCAGCCAGCGCCGGTCTACTACGAGCCGGCCCCGGTGTACTACGCGCCGCCACCGCGCTACTACGCGCCGCCGCCACGGGTGGTGTATGTGGAACCGGCCCGCCCGTACTACCGCGAATCGCGCCGAGACTACTACTACGGCGACCGCTACGACCGTGGCCACCGCCATGACCGCTACGACCGTTAA
- a CDS encoding serine/threonine protein kinase has protein sequence MTTTDAIIALELGHYRLREQIGGSAYGIIWRASGPGPTGDVAIKLINREQMARALPAQRDRWVDCANNEIAFLQSLEPWDERHIVRLLDSGWHEGLPVLALELMTTDLGQHMAALKSAEDTVPLPMALGWIAQINQALAKVHQYGWRYLDLKPANVLLDRHLHTVKLADFGTNRHLGSLQAHSYAGTANWQAPEQFFPADGGGYATGPRSDYFSLGAMFYFMVTGGLPLRFCADCGQAYREHHTAGADLLRQMHGGAIPGALLPEEEARFALAIPVEARDPALELLRALLNIDPAKRPRHAIQISRMLNAIQGVKPARGAFNPADPIHAMRRPSASNGWRHIQGA, from the coding sequence ATGACGACAACAGACGCAATCATCGCTTTGGAACTGGGACACTACCGCTTGCGCGAGCAGATCGGCGGTTCCGCCTACGGCATCATCTGGCGCGCCAGTGGTCCTGGCCCCACCGGCGACGTGGCGATCAAGTTGATCAACCGGGAGCAGATGGCGCGCGCCCTGCCCGCCCAGCGCGACCGCTGGGTGGACTGCGCGAACAACGAGATCGCGTTCCTGCAGTCGCTGGAGCCCTGGGACGAGCGCCATATCGTGCGCTTACTCGATAGCGGCTGGCATGAAGGCTTGCCGGTGCTCGCGCTGGAGTTGATGACGACGGATCTGGGCCAGCACATGGCCGCCCTCAAGAGCGCCGAAGACACCGTGCCGCTGCCCATGGCGCTCGGCTGGATCGCCCAAATCAATCAGGCGCTGGCCAAGGTGCACCAATATGGCTGGCGTTATCTCGACCTGAAACCGGCCAACGTCCTGCTGGACCGGCATCTGCACACGGTCAAGCTGGCCGATTTCGGCACCAATCGCCATCTCGGCAGCCTGCAAGCCCACTCGTATGCCGGCACCGCCAACTGGCAGGCGCCGGAACAGTTTTTCCCTGCCGATGGCGGCGGCTATGCGACCGGTCCGCGCAGCGATTATTTTTCGCTGGGCGCGATGTTTTACTTCATGGTCACCGGCGGCCTACCGTTGCGCTTTTGCGCCGACTGCGGCCAGGCCTACCGCGAACACCACACCGCCGGCGCCGACCTGCTGCGCCAGATGCACGGCGGCGCGATTCCGGGCGCCCTGCTGCCAGAGGAGGAGGCGCGCTTCGCCCTCGCCATACCGGTTGAGGCACGCGATCCGGCGCTGGAGCTGTTACGCGCCCTGCTGAACATCGATCCGGCCAAACGGCCGCGCCATGCGATCCAGATCAGCCGCATGCTCAACGCGATCCAGGGCGTGAAGCCAGCGCGGGGCGCCTTCAATCCGGCGGATCCGATTCATGCCATGCGTCGTCCCAGCGCCAGCAACGGCTGGCGCCATATCCAGGGGGCATGA
- a CDS encoding FtsW/RodA/SpoVE family cell cycle protein translates to MATPLRLHKAPARGTPGARSPLLRLPGWPSGRILADAAAWLARFAAQNVGLAATLALLAALFGLQALALLRAPASWLPAAIGITLTPGATITLGQRELAAPQTDRSHLSLRRDPQDGWMLRNISPSKQVILLRDSGEQRMGSVALRARQSFQIDGAVFNVSASEADTIVFTRDGHEWRYDGAVLYRDGHAQSSCPDARLSGQALSLWNRAMPMMLTIARPLSFGGNLHCGNRLGLAQTTPGAAQLAKTNGRLELSAGNPDGDRASVLVRSNGVQTDLRRQELSLAGVNAMIVGHTRFQLAPAGDQLILTPSRHVSLFSVPDLKLPDNVNWQWQQRSLWNSGHANALWFAIAGCLACVAIGAVCAVSPASLWMRRAAAGAKLLGATIVLIAGIVALISQRAGLSPSATLSMLLGACALLLWLAFPGRLTLLTAAGVVLLATGLLAQLELGLGAPQTSWLRYYQKSAAMLAIGAGLGGMLRLWAQYQAARAAHLQQRTIEWILAVFAIVALAALAAQVLWGDETGVFDLQPVELAKLALTALTAHCLALRFGWHSETRHPADHRARWLQLIAPALLFIALLGLSLVQIDDFSPLILLLVWSTAMAFAYALAAGHRLLTIALIVLALIAVGAVVYLRLAGTDDLIRWGFYADRFLVWLNPAEHPHTGQQLLLGARAIGEGGWLGADHWLGLRALGQSAGGVVQIPAVQDDFAATFFINRHGLAGALLLWGVQAAFLTGIVLTALRAHHAGATARNFRQAWSGRFRYFALCGGGAFVLGHFLLSWGTNLAIFPIMGQPMSFLSAGGSHLLFFLCPLLAFSAISAQSLGD, encoded by the coding sequence ATGGCGACTCCACTGCGTTTGCACAAGGCCCCGGCACGCGGGACGCCAGGCGCGAGATCGCCGCTGTTACGGCTGCCCGGTTGGCCCTCCGGCAGGATCCTCGCCGATGCCGCCGCATGGCTGGCACGCTTCGCCGCGCAAAACGTGGGCCTGGCCGCCACCCTCGCCCTGCTGGCCGCCCTTTTCGGCTTGCAGGCGCTGGCCCTTCTGCGCGCGCCCGCAAGCTGGCTGCCGGCTGCCATCGGCATCACATTGACACCCGGAGCGACCATCACGCTGGGCCAACGTGAACTGGCCGCGCCGCAGACCGACCGCAGCCACCTGTCGCTACGCCGCGATCCACAGGACGGCTGGATGCTGCGCAATATCAGCCCGTCCAAGCAGGTGATCCTGCTGCGCGACAGCGGCGAGCAGCGCATGGGCAGCGTGGCGCTGCGCGCGCGGCAAAGCTTCCAGATCGACGGTGCCGTCTTCAACGTCTCCGCTTCGGAGGCGGACACCATCGTCTTTACCCGCGACGGCCATGAATGGCGCTACGACGGCGCCGTGTTATACCGCGACGGCCACGCGCAATCCAGCTGCCCCGACGCGCGCCTGTCCGGGCAAGCGCTGTCGCTATGGAACCGCGCCATGCCGATGATGCTCACCATCGCCCGTCCGCTGTCCTTCGGTGGCAATCTGCATTGCGGCAATCGCCTTGGACTGGCGCAGACCACGCCCGGCGCAGCGCAACTGGCAAAGACCAACGGGCGGCTGGAGCTATCGGCCGGCAATCCCGATGGCGACCGCGCCTCGGTACTGGTGCGCAGCAACGGCGTGCAGACCGATTTGCGTCGCCAGGAGTTGTCGCTGGCCGGGGTCAACGCGATGATCGTCGGCCACACACGTTTTCAGCTTGCGCCAGCAGGCGACCAGCTCATATTGACGCCAAGCCGTCATGTCAGCCTGTTCAGCGTGCCGGATCTGAAACTGCCGGACAACGTCAATTGGCAGTGGCAACAGCGTTCGCTGTGGAATAGCGGCCATGCCAACGCCCTGTGGTTCGCCATCGCCGGCTGCCTGGCCTGCGTCGCCATCGGCGCGGTGTGCGCGGTGTCGCCGGCCAGCTTGTGGATGCGCCGCGCCGCGGCTGGCGCCAAGCTGCTGGGCGCGACGATCGTGCTGATTGCCGGCATCGTCGCCTTGATTTCGCAACGCGCGGGACTTTCGCCCAGCGCCACGTTATCGATGCTGCTCGGCGCCTGCGCGCTGCTGCTTTGGCTGGCCTTCCCCGGCCGTCTCACGCTGTTGACCGCCGCCGGCGTCGTGCTGCTGGCCACCGGCTTGCTGGCGCAGTTGGAACTCGGCCTGGGCGCGCCGCAAACCTCGTGGCTGCGCTACTACCAGAAAAGCGCCGCCATGCTGGCGATCGGCGCCGGCCTTGGCGGCATGCTGCGCCTGTGGGCGCAGTATCAGGCGGCGCGTGCCGCGCATCTGCAACAGCGCACCATCGAATGGATACTGGCGGTGTTCGCCATCGTCGCGCTGGCGGCGCTGGCCGCGCAGGTGTTGTGGGGCGACGAAACCGGCGTCTTCGACCTGCAACCGGTGGAACTGGCCAAGCTTGCCCTGACCGCGCTGACCGCGCACTGCCTGGCGCTGCGCTTCGGCTGGCATAGCGAGACGCGTCATCCCGCCGACCACCGCGCCCGCTGGCTGCAACTGATCGCGCCGGCCCTGCTCTTCATCGCGCTACTCGGCCTGTCGCTGGTGCAGATCGACGACTTCTCGCCGTTGATACTACTGCTGGTGTGGAGCACCGCCATGGCCTTCGCCTACGCGCTCGCGGCCGGCCATCGCCTGCTGACGATCGCGCTGATCGTTTTAGCGTTGATCGCCGTGGGGGCGGTAGTTTATCTGCGCCTGGCCGGAACGGACGATTTGATACGCTGGGGCTTCTACGCCGATCGCTTCCTGGTCTGGCTCAATCCCGCCGAGCATCCGCACACCGGCCAGCAGCTGCTGCTCGGCGCCCGCGCCATCGGCGAGGGCGGGTGGCTGGGGGCGGACCACTGGCTAGGCCTGCGCGCGCTCGGTCAATCGGCCGGCGGCGTGGTGCAGATCCCCGCCGTGCAGGACGACTTCGCGGCCACCTTTTTCATCAACCGCCACGGCCTGGCCGGCGCGCTGCTGCTCTGGGGCGTGCAGGCGGCCTTCCTGACCGGGATCGTGCTCACCGCGCTGCGCGCCCACCACGCCGGCGCCACGGCGCGCAACTTCCGCCAGGCCTGGTCCGGCCGCTTCCGCTATTTCGCATTGTGCGGCGGCGGCGCCTTCGTGCTCGGTCACTTCCTGCTGTCGTGGGGCACCAACCTGGCGATCTTCCCGATCATGGGGCAGCCGATGAGTTTTCTGTCCGCCGGCGGCAGCCATCTGCTGTTTTTCCTCTGCCCCCTGCTAGCGTTTAGTGCCATCAGCGCGCAATCTTTAGGAGACTGA
- a CDS encoding SH3 domain-containing protein has product METAKLYAVCAFPAGLVITLFLAAYLTPNQWWRRANARALLIMVVGAWGFGSLILYAAQGTRPVAAGTLDNSANQASAIESLPAPRSPELIAGRPFQVHRDLNLRTAAGVHAARLITVPVGATVTPTGAREGDWWQVTASANGHEQTGWVSSLWLRRGGE; this is encoded by the coding sequence ATGGAAACGGCAAAACTCTACGCGGTGTGCGCGTTCCCGGCGGGACTGGTGATCACACTGTTCCTCGCAGCCTACCTGACGCCCAATCAATGGTGGCGCCGCGCCAACGCGCGCGCGCTGCTGATCATGGTGGTCGGCGCCTGGGGTTTCGGTAGCCTGATCCTCTACGCGGCCCAAGGTACGCGGCCGGTTGCGGCGGGCACGCTGGACAACAGCGCGAACCAGGCATCGGCAATCGAGTCGTTGCCCGCGCCCCGGTCGCCGGAACTCATCGCCGGCCGCCCCTTCCAGGTGCACCGCGACCTGAACCTGCGCACGGCCGCAGGGGTGCACGCTGCGCGCCTGATCACCGTGCCGGTGGGCGCCACCGTCACGCCCACAGGCGCGCGCGAAGGCGACTGGTGGCAGGTCACCGCCAGCGCCAACGGCCATGAACAAACGGGCTGGGTCAGCAGCTTGTGGCTGCGCCGGGGCGGCGAATGA
- a CDS encoding protein phosphatase 2C domain-containing protein: MTRITDMLDFGPGLDIAARSSASISKLQVPENQDNLLVVDATGRAVFLRDQTGRSAIIKDWPQGHVRLAVMDGMGGHGHGREAAEAVADGLLRVPACGTLEELGAHLDRLHDELQQRFRQPGDTDSFRRPGTTLTLVEIAPGQAPMLYHVGDSRLYEITAQAVLPLTVDHVPATCFAMHGLLGEEEWWQQVHGEHRPQISQAYILGNAFANPQVLEDGLLPLDAANLPPFLRHLSDRRAVTVRADATYLLASDGFWSCGRPLPWTARWPALMVRPGHSAGAALDALFNDYADHPPANLHIDNVTAIVMRFAQAAPARETRNLDETALPAASIPPQF; this comes from the coding sequence ATGACAAGAATCACGGACATGCTGGACTTCGGCCCCGGGCTCGATATCGCGGCCCGCAGCAGCGCCAGCATCAGCAAACTGCAAGTGCCGGAAAACCAGGACAATCTGCTGGTCGTCGACGCCACCGGACGCGCGGTCTTCCTGCGCGACCAAACGGGCCGGTCGGCCATCATCAAGGATTGGCCACAGGGGCATGTACGACTCGCCGTCATGGACGGCATGGGCGGCCACGGTCACGGACGCGAGGCCGCCGAGGCGGTCGCCGACGGCCTGCTGCGCGTGCCCGCATGCGGCACGCTGGAAGAACTGGGCGCCCACCTGGACCGCCTGCACGACGAACTCCAGCAACGCTTCCGCCAACCCGGCGATACCGACAGCTTCCGCCGTCCCGGCACCACGCTCACACTCGTGGAAATCGCGCCCGGCCAGGCGCCGATGCTGTATCACGTCGGCGATTCGCGGCTATACGAGATCACCGCGCAAGCCGTCCTGCCGCTGACGGTGGACCATGTGCCGGCCACCTGCTTCGCGATGCACGGGTTGCTGGGCGAGGAAGAATGGTGGCAGCAGGTGCACGGGGAGCACCGGCCGCAAATCTCCCAGGCCTACATCCTCGGCAACGCCTTCGCCAATCCGCAGGTTCTGGAGGACGGTCTGCTGCCGCTGGACGCGGCCAACCTGCCGCCGTTCCTGCGGCACCTGTCCGACCGCCGCGCGGTGACGGTCCGCGCCGACGCCACCTATTTACTGGCCAGCGACGGCTTCTGGTCATGCGGCCGCCCGCTGCCCTGGACAGCGCGCTGGCCGGCGCTGATGGTGCGGCCCGGCCACTCCGCCGGCGCGGCGCTCGACGCGTTGTTCAATGATTATGCCGACCATCCGCCGGCCAACCTCCACATCGACAACGTCACCGCCATCGTGATGCGATTTGCACAAGCCGCGCCGGCGCGGGAGACCCGCAATCTTGACGAAACGGCACTACCGGCAGCATCAATCCCACCGCAGTTTTGA
- a CDS encoding FHA domain-containing protein encodes MSGEQACEGGHAQAEPSSYDLLSAARSARAGDPAPTPAAAPAGYARPLQRAQSERPQLHISGFDPRAAGGRQTLKMELRGMPDACAPQLTLQLQSDLIPNGAARQQFVRATNGEWRPVFVEFSSRGKEHGQYQISIELLSQHTGMAARKWVCTFVILVPRLDATLTEIHRIFLSTHKNVRVMADDASIARVSAQGGDSLDIDVTARNAGIAHLDLNAPAGKVDLGFTTIAWDEDLIEIDIPVTNAVHPHASRAASFVNAAPESGAQRQIRLFAMEECVLGRFELVDPESDVMLTHYTADGQDTNGLTRRLSGRHAVIRRCGQGFEIEDVSRYGILLDGVWPGKHKPTTLRLGMRIELSASIKGIVVLSVSAIMPHGVILHRIDQGANAECFYVLMPETHPGYPVKSFAAAPHAAALPLLLHRDGGFWHLDQLTGKETALAPGVSLDKLSRIPRHSRFASDPYPEHWIIRTGAADMYNTVAARDMHTA; translated from the coding sequence ATGTCTGGAGAACAAGCTTGCGAAGGCGGTCACGCCCAAGCCGAGCCGTCCAGCTATGACCTGCTGAGTGCTGCGCGCAGCGCCCGCGCCGGTGACCCGGCGCCGACGCCGGCTGCCGCGCCGGCGGGATATGCCCGTCCGCTGCAACGCGCCCAATCGGAACGCCCGCAGCTGCATATCAGCGGCTTCGACCCGCGCGCCGCCGGCGGCCGTCAAACGCTGAAGATGGAACTGCGCGGCATGCCCGACGCCTGCGCGCCGCAACTGACGCTGCAGCTGCAATCGGACCTGATCCCCAACGGCGCCGCGCGCCAGCAGTTCGTGCGCGCGACAAACGGCGAATGGCGTCCGGTGTTCGTCGAGTTTTCGTCGCGCGGCAAGGAGCACGGCCAATACCAGATCAGCATCGAGCTGCTTAGCCAGCACACCGGCATGGCTGCCCGCAAATGGGTGTGCACCTTCGTCATCCTGGTGCCGCGCCTCGACGCCACCCTGACGGAAATCCACCGCATCTTCCTGAGCACCCACAAGAACGTGCGCGTGATGGCGGACGACGCCTCGATCGCCCGCGTCAGCGCGCAAGGCGGCGACAGCCTCGATATCGACGTCACCGCCCGCAACGCCGGCATCGCGCATCTGGACCTGAACGCGCCGGCCGGCAAAGTGGACCTGGGCTTCACGACCATCGCCTGGGACGAGGATCTGATCGAGATCGACATCCCGGTCACCAATGCCGTCCATCCGCATGCCAGCCGCGCGGCCAGCTTTGTCAACGCTGCCCCGGAGAGCGGCGCGCAGCGTCAGATCCGCCTCTTCGCCATGGAAGAATGCGTGCTGGGACGCTTTGAACTGGTCGATCCGGAATCCGACGTGATGCTGACCCATTACACCGCCGACGGCCAGGACACCAACGGGCTGACGCGACGCCTCTCCGGCCGCCATGCGGTGATCCGCCGCTGTGGCCAGGGCTTCGAGATCGAAGACGTGTCCCGCTACGGCATCCTGCTCGACGGCGTCTGGCCGGGCAAGCACAAACCGACCACGCTGCGCCTCGGCATGCGCATTGAACTGAGCGCCAGCATCAAGGGCATCGTCGTGCTGTCGGTGTCGGCCATCATGCCGCACGGCGTGATCCTGCACCGCATCGACCAGGGCGCGAACGCCGAATGCTTCTACGTGCTGATGCCGGAAACCCATCCCGGTTATCCGGTCAAATCGTTTGCGGCCGCGCCGCACGCGGCCGCGCTGCCGCTGCTGCTGCATCGCGACGGCGGCTTCTGGCATCTCGACCAGTTGACCGGCAAGGAAACGGCGCTGGCGCCGGGCGTGTCGCTGGATAAGCTGAGCCGCATCCCGCGGCATAGCCGTTTCGCCAGCGATCCGTATCCGGAGCACTGGATCATCCGCACCGGCGCCGCCGACATGTACAACACCGTTGCCGCGCGCGACATGCATACCGCCTAA
- a CDS encoding LysR family transcriptional regulator produces the protein MHASDHLKDIAYFVQAADAGSFTLAAARLQLSSSAVSKSLARLEARLGVKLFERSTRSLTLTDAGRKYHETCRRVLMELGETEAALAQDAEPAGRLVLGLPATFGRMRVMPELLRFCGQYPNLRPQVTFTDRFVDVQEEGLDLAVRIGGPAHWPASLGHVHLGDERLIFCATPAYLALRGTPHSIADLTQHDCVVYGRADGTASPWLFASTGGQTERRTMEHRIMAGDGEAQMTAVLADMGVAQLATWLVREHLASGAVVEVMAERAIDGLPLHIVWPLARPMSPKVAALLDQLKTTLKIR, from the coding sequence ATGCACGCTTCAGACCACCTCAAGGACATCGCTTATTTCGTGCAGGCCGCCGACGCCGGCAGCTTCACCTTGGCCGCCGCCCGGCTGCAACTGAGCAGCTCCGCGGTCAGCAAAAGCCTCGCGCGGCTCGAGGCGCGGCTCGGCGTCAAGCTGTTCGAGCGCAGCACCCGCAGCCTGACCCTGACCGACGCCGGCCGCAAATACCACGAGACCTGCCGGCGCGTGCTGATGGAGCTGGGCGAGACCGAAGCAGCGCTGGCGCAGGACGCCGAGCCGGCCGGCCGTCTGGTACTCGGCTTGCCGGCCACCTTCGGCCGCATGCGCGTCATGCCCGAGCTGCTGCGCTTTTGCGGGCAGTATCCGAATCTGCGGCCGCAGGTCACCTTCACCGACCGATTTGTCGACGTGCAGGAGGAGGGGCTGGATCTGGCGGTGCGCATCGGCGGGCCAGCCCACTGGCCGGCGTCGCTGGGACACGTCCATCTGGGCGACGAACGCCTGATTTTCTGCGCCACCCCGGCCTATCTGGCGCTACGCGGCACGCCGCACTCCATCGCCGACCTCACGCAGCACGACTGCGTCGTTTACGGACGCGCCGACGGCACCGCGAGTCCATGGCTGTTCGCCTCCACCGGCGGGCAGACCGAGCGCCGCACCATGGAGCACCGCATCATGGCCGGCGACGGCGAGGCGCAGATGACGGCGGTGCTGGCGGATATGGGCGTGGCGCAGCTGGCGACGTGGCTGGTGCGCGAGCATCTGGCGTCGGGCGCGGTGGTGGAGGTGATGGCGGAGCGGGCGATCGACGGGCTGCCGCTGCACATCGTCTGGCCGCTGGCGCGCCCGATGTCGCCCAAGGTCGCGGCGCTGCTCGATCAGTTGAAGACGACGCTGAAAATACGTTAG